From Desulfurobacterium pacificum, a single genomic window includes:
- the purN gene encoding phosphoribosylglycinamide formyltransferase, which produces MKRIAVLASGRGSNFEAIARAVKSGKIPANLPVLITDNRNAKAIERAEKLGINWIFVDPTSFPDRETYDAKIVAILKHLNVDLVCLAGYRKIVTSVFIKAFPMKILNIHPALLPSFPGLKAQEKAIRYGVKVSGATVHFVDEGVDTGPIVIQAVVPVSPEDTPETLSEKILSFEHRIYPQAIKWFVEGRIKVNGRNVIVENADYSKLPAVPALEDF; this is translated from the coding sequence ATGAAAAGAATAGCCGTTTTAGCTTCAGGACGGGGAAGCAACTTTGAAGCAATAGCAAGAGCTGTAAAAAGCGGCAAAATCCCCGCCAACCTCCCCGTCCTCATAACAGACAACAGAAACGCCAAGGCAATAGAAAGAGCAGAAAAGTTAGGTATAAACTGGATTTTCGTTGACCCAACCTCCTTTCCCGACAGAGAAACTTACGACGCCAAAATCGTTGCAATCCTAAAACATTTAAACGTTGACCTTGTTTGTCTTGCAGGATACAGAAAAATAGTTACCTCAGTTTTTATAAAAGCTTTCCCGATGAAAATCCTCAACATCCACCCCGCACTACTACCCTCCTTCCCCGGGCTTAAAGCACAGGAAAAGGCAATACGTTACGGCGTTAAGGTTAGCGGAGCAACGGTTCACTTTGTTGATGAAGGCGTTGACACAGGTCCAATCGTTATTCAGGCAGTCGTCCCCGTTTCGCCAGAAGATACGCCAGAAACTCTATCGGAAAAGATACTTTCCTTTGAACATCGCATATACCCGCAGGCTATCAAGTGGTTCGTTGAAGGAAGAATTAAGGTAAACGGAAGAAACGTAATCGTTGAAAACGCCGATTACTCAAAACTGCCGGCAGTTCCAGCTTTAGAGGATTTTTAG
- a CDS encoding ATP synthase F0 subunit B: protein MKESIVSISWLWLSVQAINFLVFMFLINKFLFQPLLRLMEEREKELEVHYSEIESLKAKAQSLLEEVEKLLAEARAKAKEIIDEAVREAKKERDRILSEAHQEAAAKIESAKQEIWSAFEVEKAKLEKEAEQIAEEIVRKILGKAA from the coding sequence ATGAAAGAAAGTATAGTCAGCATCAGCTGGTTATGGCTCTCCGTACAAGCTATTAACTTCCTCGTTTTTATGTTCTTAATCAACAAATTCCTTTTCCAGCCGTTATTACGCCTCATGGAAGAAAGAGAAAAAGAATTGGAAGTACATTACTCAGAAATTGAATCCTTAAAGGCGAAGGCTCAGAGCTTACTGGAAGAAGTAGAGAAACTTCTTGCAGAAGCAAGAGCCAAAGCGAAAGAGATAATAGATGAAGCGGTTAGAGAAGCTAAGAAGGAAAGAGACAGAATTCTTTCAGAGGCTCACCAAGAAGCTGCTGCTAAGATAGAGAGTGCCAAGCAGGAGATTTGGTCTGCGTTTGAGGTAGAGAAAGCTAAGTTAGAGAAAGAAGCTGAGCAAATTGCTGAAGAAATAGTGAGAAAGATATTAGGAAAGGCAGCTTAA
- the mnmA gene encoding tRNA 2-thiouridine(34) synthase MnmA, protein MKEKVIVGFSGGIDSFFASLILKEQGFNVLPVYFKLFPDADVDKVRKKASLLNLSLTVLDLSKEFREVVIERFIDYYKKGLTPNPCVLCNREIKIKYLELIRKEVKASYIATGHYAKIEYFSQWNRKLIKRGKDRKKEQSYFLSMVRSEDLKYLLLPLGDFKKEEVSQLIKDLGYEWEEKESQDVCFIKSDYREFLKRFIPPLPGKFVLQSGEVLGSYEYPYSYTVGQRKGLNIPYKYPLYVIKVLPYQRKIVVGKKEMLYKEEVFVKDVEWHLLPDLVPNQEEISVQIRYRAKPVNIGKIEYLKNGIYCVKLRPKVEAPAPGQVCAFYYNNLLMGGGEIIEPQGVGR, encoded by the coding sequence ATGAAAGAAAAAGTAATAGTAGGCTTCAGCGGTGGAATAGATAGTTTTTTCGCCTCTCTCATATTAAAAGAGCAGGGTTTTAATGTCCTTCCTGTATATTTCAAACTTTTTCCTGATGCTGATGTAGATAAAGTTAGAAAAAAGGCTTCTCTTTTAAACCTTTCCTTAACTGTTTTAGACCTTTCTAAAGAGTTTAGAGAAGTAGTAATAGAAAGGTTTATCGACTATTACAAAAAAGGGTTAACTCCTAACCCCTGTGTTCTATGCAATAGGGAAATAAAGATAAAGTATTTGGAATTAATAAGAAAGGAAGTAAAGGCTTCTTATATTGCCACAGGTCACTACGCAAAAATAGAGTATTTTTCTCAGTGGAATAGAAAGTTGATAAAGAGGGGAAAAGATAGAAAAAAGGAGCAATCTTATTTCCTTTCTATGGTTCGATCAGAAGATTTAAAGTATTTGCTTTTACCTCTCGGTGATTTTAAAAAGGAAGAAGTTTCTCAGTTAATTAAAGACTTAGGTTATGAGTGGGAGGAAAAAGAGAGTCAAGATGTTTGTTTTATAAAAAGTGATTATAGGGAGTTTTTGAAACGTTTTATTCCTCCGCTTCCTGGAAAGTTTGTTCTTCAAAGTGGTGAGGTTTTAGGAAGTTATGAATATCCGTATTCCTATACGGTTGGACAACGCAAGGGTTTGAACATTCCTTACAAGTATCCGCTTTACGTTATAAAGGTTTTGCCTTATCAACGTAAGATTGTTGTGGGAAAAAAAGAGATGCTCTACAAAGAGGAAGTATTCGTGAAAGATGTGGAGTGGCATCTTCTTCCGGATTTAGTCCCGAATCAAGAGGAAATTTCTGTTCAAATAAGGTACAGGGCGAAACCTGTCAATATCGGAAAAATAGAGTATTTAAAAAATGGTATTTATTGTGTAAAATTACGCCCGAAAGTTGAAGCTCCAGCACCAGGACAGGTGTGTGCCTTTTATTACAACAATCTCCTCATGGGAGGAGGAGAAATAATAGAACCTCAAGGAGTAGGGAGATGA
- a CDS encoding ATP synthase F0 subunit B, which produces MEHGGNLLFWKLVNTVILIAILYWLLRKPVSRFISDGINAVVSKFEKAKQEKEEALKLLKQAERKSEEAKAEAEKILAYSKELAQKEKEQIIAEAKSTAERIIAMADEEIEKEVFKAKEELKKFAAQKAVELAEEKLKGSITPEANKKLIETSLQKL; this is translated from the coding sequence ATGGAACACGGCGGAAACCTTCTGTTCTGGAAATTAGTGAACACTGTAATCTTAATAGCCATACTTTACTGGCTTTTAAGAAAACCGGTTTCTCGTTTTATTTCTGATGGAATTAACGCGGTAGTTAGTAAGTTTGAGAAGGCTAAGCAAGAAAAAGAAGAAGCGTTAAAGCTTCTTAAACAGGCGGAAAGAAAGTCTGAAGAAGCAAAAGCTGAAGCTGAGAAAATTCTTGCCTACTCAAAAGAACTTGCTCAAAAAGAGAAAGAACAGATAATAGCCGAAGCAAAGAGTACAGCGGAAAGAATAATAGCTATGGCAGATGAGGAGATAGAAAAAGAGGTATTTAAGGCTAAAGAGGAACTCAAGAAATTTGCAGCTCAGAAGGCTGTGGAACTTGCAGAGGAGAAGTTAAAGGGTTCAATAACGCCTGAAGCAAACAAAAAGCTTATTGAAACAAGCCTTCAAAAGCTTTAG
- the purM gene encoding phosphoribosylformylglycinamidine cyclo-ligase, whose product MEKKPLTYKDAGVDIEAGDKLVDRIKPLAKKTFNENVLAGIGGFGAGYLLPSEYKNPVLVSGTDGVGTKLKVAQMADVHDTIGIDLVAMCVNDILTVGAQPLFFLDYFATGKLSVDTAEAVIKGIAKGCEIAGCALIGGETAEMPDFYTEGEYDLAGFVVGVVEKDEYIAGKEIKPGDVVIGLASSGIHSNGYSLVRKLFFDILKLKVDDYVEELGDYVYKILLTPTRIYVRPILELIKQIKVKGIAHITGGGIPGNLKRILPPNVNAVIEKGSWEVLPIFKFIQEKGNVPEEEMFKTFNMGIGLTVVVDKENAEKTVEFLKEKGETPYVIGEITEGSGEVVIK is encoded by the coding sequence ATGGAAAAGAAACCTCTCACCTATAAAGATGCCGGCGTTGACATAGAAGCCGGAGATAAGTTAGTTGACAGAATAAAGCCGTTAGCAAAGAAGACCTTCAACGAAAACGTTTTAGCCGGAATTGGAGGCTTCGGGGCAGGTTATCTTCTGCCATCAGAGTATAAAAATCCCGTTCTGGTTTCAGGAACAGACGGCGTGGGGACGAAACTCAAAGTGGCCCAGATGGCTGACGTTCACGATACGATAGGAATAGACTTAGTGGCAATGTGCGTAAACGACATACTTACGGTAGGTGCTCAACCTCTCTTCTTTTTAGATTACTTCGCCACAGGAAAGCTTTCTGTTGATACGGCAGAAGCCGTTATAAAAGGAATCGCAAAGGGATGTGAAATCGCAGGCTGCGCTTTAATAGGCGGAGAAACGGCAGAAATGCCGGACTTTTACACTGAAGGCGAATACGACCTTGCAGGCTTTGTTGTAGGAGTAGTTGAAAAAGATGAATACATAGCAGGAAAAGAGATAAAACCGGGAGACGTTGTAATAGGGCTTGCATCTTCAGGAATTCACAGCAACGGCTACTCATTGGTGAGAAAACTCTTTTTTGACATTCTCAAGTTAAAAGTTGATGATTACGTAGAAGAGTTGGGTGATTACGTTTACAAAATCCTCCTCACCCCCACCCGCATCTACGTCCGCCCTATCCTTGAACTAATTAAGCAAATTAAAGTAAAGGGCATAGCACACATAACAGGCGGAGGAATACCAGGTAACCTTAAACGCATACTGCCGCCAAACGTAAACGCAGTAATAGAAAAAGGAAGCTGGGAAGTTCTACCCATATTCAAATTCATTCAGGAAAAGGGGAACGTTCCAGAAGAAGAGATGTTTAAAACTTTCAACATGGGAATTGGCTTAACCGTAGTGGTAGATAAGGAAAATGCTGAAAAAACAGTTGAATTCTTAAAGGAAAAGGGAGAAACTCCTTACGTAATAGGTGAAATTACTGAAGGAAGCGGAGAAGTAGTAATAAAATGA
- the atpG gene encoding ATP synthase F1 subunit gamma → MPGMREIKAKIKSLKGTKRITAAMKAVSAAKLRKAQVDLFNVRPYAEVMKGMVEGLYLRENPAIHSIFRVRPVKRIEFVVVSSDKGLCGAFNANIIRTVNKLAREKKEQGIDISLTTVGNKASQFFTKYSDLHVRKEVRDIFRRIGLPLANEIAEDLYLGYISEYFDEVYIIYNRFVNALTQEVTVERVLPLTTEVEEGTPIAEYTVGPDESVVERAVKSYVSAAVLRALKESETSEHAARMTAMDNATKNAEDLIKKLTISFNKARQAAITKELIEITTAIEAMK, encoded by the coding sequence ATGCCTGGAATGAGAGAAATAAAAGCTAAGATAAAGAGTCTTAAAGGAACTAAGCGGATAACCGCCGCGATGAAGGCGGTGTCCGCTGCCAAACTCCGTAAGGCGCAGGTAGACCTTTTTAACGTTAGACCTTATGCTGAAGTAATGAAAGGGATGGTTGAAGGTCTCTACCTGAGGGAAAATCCCGCCATTCACTCCATCTTCCGCGTACGCCCCGTTAAGCGTATAGAATTCGTTGTTGTATCCTCTGATAAAGGTCTATGTGGAGCTTTTAACGCCAACATTATTAGAACTGTTAACAAACTTGCCAGAGAAAAGAAGGAGCAAGGCATAGACATTAGTCTTACAACAGTAGGAAACAAAGCTTCTCAATTTTTCACTAAATACTCTGACCTTCACGTAAGAAAAGAAGTTAGAGATATTTTCCGCAGAATTGGTCTTCCTTTGGCTAACGAAATTGCTGAAGACCTTTACTTAGGTTATATCTCCGAATACTTTGATGAAGTCTATATTATTTACAATAGATTCGTTAACGCCCTTACTCAAGAAGTTACTGTTGAGAGAGTTTTGCCTCTTACCACTGAAGTGGAGGAAGGAACTCCAATAGCTGAATATACTGTAGGACCAGACGAAAGCGTTGTTGAAAGAGCTGTTAAATCTTACGTCTCTGCTGCAGTTCTTAGAGCTTTAAAGGAATCCGAAACTTCCGAACATGCAGCGCGTATGACAGCTATGGATAACGCTACAAAGAACGCAGAAGACCTCATCAAGAAACTTACAATCTCCTTCAACAAGGCAAGACAGGCTGCAATTACGAAGGAGCTTATAGAAATCACAACAGCTATTGAAGCAATGAAATAG
- a CDS encoding 3'-5' exoribonuclease YhaM family protein, translated as MDLFVRDIYPLPPGAPFEGYFVVEHVEIRKHRTGEPFLRLILSDKTGTFTALWWKPPKDADLTIFKKGDVVFVSGHVEYFQGNLQPKLNVIRHAEREEFDPEKFITKTRFPIDEQFLKLLEFVESVQNPPLRTLLESFFYDDNFVEKFNKAPAGKTIHHASIGGLLEHTLGVAEICETIAKRFKSIDRDLLLTAALLHDIGKVEEYAVDIAITRTDKGILLGHLYIGCEMIATKIREIPNFPEELKTKLIHCILSHHGEYEHGSPKKPKTLEAVALAYADALDSRVKGFEEHIERELGDKKGWTRRHFAFEVPIFFDGEFKYEEEE; from the coding sequence GTGGACCTATTCGTAAGAGATATATATCCTCTTCCGCCTGGAGCACCATTTGAAGGTTACTTTGTAGTTGAACACGTTGAAATAAGAAAGCATAGAACGGGAGAACCATTCTTAAGGTTAATCCTCTCCGACAAGACGGGAACTTTTACAGCCCTATGGTGGAAACCTCCTAAAGATGCTGACCTTACCATATTTAAAAAGGGAGACGTTGTATTCGTTTCAGGACACGTAGAATATTTTCAAGGTAATCTGCAACCTAAACTCAACGTTATAAGGCATGCAGAAAGAGAAGAATTTGACCCCGAAAAGTTTATAACGAAAACACGTTTCCCCATAGATGAGCAATTCTTAAAGTTACTTGAATTCGTTGAATCTGTTCAAAATCCCCCCCTCCGCACCCTCTTAGAATCGTTCTTCTACGACGATAACTTTGTTGAAAAGTTCAATAAAGCCCCAGCAGGAAAAACAATTCACCACGCATCAATAGGCGGACTGTTAGAACACACATTGGGAGTTGCAGAAATTTGCGAGACAATAGCTAAACGCTTTAAGTCAATAGATAGAGACCTTTTACTTACAGCAGCCCTCCTTCACGATATTGGAAAAGTAGAGGAATATGCGGTGGACATCGCTATAACGAGAACAGACAAAGGAATTTTATTAGGTCACCTTTATATAGGTTGTGAAATGATAGCCACGAAGATAAGGGAAATCCCCAACTTTCCTGAAGAATTGAAAACGAAGCTTATTCACTGCATCCTGTCCCACCACGGAGAATACGAGCACGGTTCACCCAAAAAACCGAAAACGCTTGAAGCTGTTGCGCTTGCCTACGCAGATGCCCTTGATTCAAGGGTTAAAGGTTTTGAAGAACACATAGAAAGGGAATTAGGAGATAAAAAAGGCTGGACGAGGAGACATTTTGCTTTTGAAGTTCCAATATTTTTTGATGGAGAATTCAAATACGAAGAAGAGGAGTAA
- the atpA gene encoding F0F1 ATP synthase subunit alpha, translated as MQVRAEEISELIRKQIEEFEASVKLDETGIVIKVGDGVARVYGLENVEYGEVVEFEDGTEGVAFNLEEDNVGVVLLGEGKGIVEGGKAKRTGRILDMPVGDGLIGRVLDPLGRPIDGKGDIDYVERRAVERIAPGIVTRKPVHEPLQTGIKAIDALIPIGRGQRELIIGDRQTGKTTIAIDTILNQKREGVICIYCAIGQKRSTVAQTIQLLKEHGAMDYTIVISATASEPAALQYLAPYSAVTVAEYFRDTGRAALIIYDDLSKQAVAYREMSLLLRRPPGREAYPGDVFYLHSRLLERAAKLKDELGAGSLTALPIIETKAGDISAYIPTNVISITDGQIFLETDLFYKGQRPAINVGLSVSRVGGAAQIKAMKQVAGKLRLELARYRELEAFAQFASDLDPATRAQLERGRRLMELLKQPPYQPIPVEKQIVAFFAAINGYLDDIPVEAVTKFERELYAFMDAKHPEILKEILEKKKLDDELTEKLHAAIKEFKATFTA; from the coding sequence ATGCAAGTAAGGGCAGAGGAAATTTCCGAACTAATAAGAAAACAGATTGAAGAGTTTGAAGCTTCCGTAAAGCTTGATGAGACAGGAATTGTTATCAAAGTTGGTGATGGTGTTGCGAGAGTTTATGGTCTTGAAAACGTTGAGTACGGTGAAGTTGTAGAGTTTGAGGATGGAACAGAAGGTGTTGCTTTCAACCTTGAAGAGGACAACGTAGGTGTCGTTCTCTTGGGTGAAGGAAAGGGAATCGTAGAAGGTGGAAAGGCAAAGAGAACGGGAAGAATTCTTGACATGCCTGTTGGTGATGGTCTTATTGGAAGAGTTCTTGACCCTCTTGGAAGACCGATTGACGGTAAAGGGGATATTGATTACGTAGAAAGACGTGCAGTTGAACGTATTGCTCCTGGTATTGTTACAAGAAAGCCTGTTCATGAACCTCTTCAAACAGGAATTAAAGCTATTGACGCTCTTATACCTATCGGTAGAGGGCAGAGAGAGCTTATTATCGGTGATAGACAAACTGGTAAAACAACTATCGCTATAGACACAATTCTTAACCAGAAAAGAGAAGGCGTTATCTGTATTTACTGTGCAATTGGTCAGAAACGTTCAACTGTAGCTCAGACCATTCAGCTTCTTAAAGAACATGGTGCTATGGATTACACGATTGTAATTTCTGCTACAGCTTCTGAACCCGCTGCACTCCAATATCTTGCACCTTACTCTGCTGTGACAGTTGCAGAATATTTCAGAGATACAGGAAGAGCTGCTCTCATTATCTACGACGACCTTTCAAAGCAAGCTGTAGCTTATAGAGAGATGTCCCTCCTCTTGAGGCGTCCACCTGGTAGAGAGGCTTATCCTGGAGACGTTTTCTATCTCCACTCAAGACTTCTTGAAAGGGCTGCTAAGCTTAAAGATGAACTCGGTGCTGGTTCTCTTACGGCTCTCCCAATCATTGAAACTAAAGCTGGAGATATTTCTGCTTACATTCCTACGAACGTTATCTCTATTACTGATGGTCAGATTTTCCTTGAAACTGACCTCTTCTATAAAGGTCAAAGACCTGCTATTAACGTAGGTCTTTCCGTTTCAAGGGTTGGTGGTGCAGCTCAGATTAAAGCAATGAAGCAAGTTGCAGGTAAGCTTCGTCTTGAACTTGCAAGATATAGAGAACTTGAAGCTTTTGCGCAGTTTGCTTCTGACCTTGACCCAGCCACAAGAGCGCAGCTTGAACGTGGTAGAAGGTTAATGGAGCTTCTCAAGCAACCACCTTATCAACCAATTCCGGTTGAAAAGCAGATAGTTGCTTTCTTTGCGGCTATTAACGGATACCTTGACGATATACCTGTTGAAGCTGTTACGAAGTTTGAAAGAGAACTCTACGCATTTATGGACGCAAAGCATCCTGAAATCCTGAAAGAGATTTTGGAGAAAAAGAAACTTGATGATGAGCTAACAGAGAAACTTCACGCAGCCATTAAGGAGTTTAAGGCTACGTTTACTGCGTAA
- a CDS encoding DUF523 domain-containing protein: MIRFIVSACLVGFNCKYSGGNNYMPELEEAFKKGLLLPLCPEQLGGLATPRPPAKIEKGEGLDVIKGNARVLTVKGKQKDVTKNFIKGAEETLFAAEKLKDNLVACILKEKSPSCGVKYIYKFEEDTLKRGRGVTAALLEEKGFKIISSDDVEKIEKLLKEFL, from the coding sequence ATGATTAGGTTCATAGTGAGCGCATGCCTTGTGGGCTTTAACTGCAAGTATAGCGGCGGAAACAACTACATGCCAGAGCTTGAAGAAGCTTTTAAAAAAGGACTGCTCTTACCCTTATGTCCAGAGCAGTTAGGCGGGCTGGCAACTCCAAGACCTCCGGCAAAGATAGAAAAAGGCGAAGGACTTGACGTAATCAAAGGAAACGCAAGAGTTCTTACCGTTAAAGGAAAGCAGAAAGACGTTACTAAAAACTTTATAAAAGGTGCAGAAGAAACGCTGTTTGCAGCAGAAAAGCTAAAGGATAATTTAGTGGCGTGCATTTTAAAGGAAAAAAGCCCATCGTGCGGCGTTAAATACATTTACAAATTTGAAGAAGACACTTTAAAAAGAGGAAGGGGCGTAACGGCAGCCCTTCTTGAAGAAAAAGGATTTAAAATTATCAGTTCAGATGACGTTGAAAAAATAGAAAAACTGCTGAAGGAGTTTCTATGA
- the atpH gene encoding ATP synthase F1 subunit delta, whose protein sequence is MRLEVRVARRYAKALVDVLPEEKLEKVLEEAKTINQLIDDRAIRYFKSPVVAVEKKKALIEQILSKVEITEELKRVLLLMAEKNRLGILREFVSELESLVDARLGIVKAEITSATELDDDTLEKIKAKIEELFGKKAEISVSLDPSLIGGFIVKVADKIIDASIKTQLENLKKVIAD, encoded by the coding sequence TTGAGACTGGAAGTTAGAGTAGCAAGAAGGTACGCTAAAGCGTTGGTTGATGTTTTACCAGAGGAGAAGCTTGAAAAGGTGCTTGAAGAAGCTAAAACGATAAATCAGCTTATTGACGACAGGGCTATTCGTTACTTTAAAAGTCCTGTTGTAGCTGTAGAGAAGAAGAAGGCTCTTATAGAACAGATTCTTTCAAAAGTGGAGATTACAGAAGAGCTTAAAAGAGTGCTTCTTCTTATGGCTGAAAAGAATAGATTGGGAATTTTGAGAGAGTTTGTTTCAGAGCTTGAATCTTTGGTAGATGCAAGGTTGGGTATTGTAAAGGCTGAAATAACGAGCGCTACTGAACTTGATGATGATACTCTGGAAAAGATAAAAGCTAAAATAGAGGAACTCTTCGGGAAGAAAGCTGAGATATCGGTAAGCCTTGATCCCTCCCTGATAGGCGGCTTCATAGTAAAGGTTGCAGATAAAATCATAGATGCTTCTATAAAAACTCAGCTTGAAAACTTAAAGAAAGTTATTGCCGATTAA
- a CDS encoding M16 family metallopeptidase: protein MEALNLKNNIEVIFDDAPEVEIVACSVFLPGGSAVEPVPGITTLSLKTGFKRSAVRTPQSFYASLEKHSTSFVPDVSCDYATVRFQTTAEGLKEAFSLFLETAENPDFSEDSFKTEKSTLLAAIKSRLENPFLLAYEKLMSITYENTPYQFPVYGTEETVQSISRKNAENYFKNLIFPEKTVFSFCGKLSKSDKNFIVTALENLKTKETKEVIPCSQIKEDRLETVTRKGSAQSFIMMALKAPSVSSPEYEAFKLLNAVLGEGIGSVLFQELREKRGFAYSTGSLFPTRRGDGRIFLYIGTTPEKEQEALKEMKKIVENLPDFVTEESVKRAKEYMKGSYLMELETRSKRSWHRGFWKILSHPPDYDETFIKKIEDLPTEALKEAAVKTSQSPKHVVVVKDD, encoded by the coding sequence ATGGAAGCGTTAAACTTAAAAAACAACATAGAAGTCATCTTTGACGATGCGCCGGAAGTGGAAATAGTAGCCTGCTCAGTTTTTCTTCCGGGCGGTTCTGCAGTAGAACCTGTGCCTGGCATAACAACGCTTTCCTTAAAGACAGGCTTTAAAAGAAGTGCAGTCAGAACGCCCCAAAGCTTTTACGCCTCTTTAGAAAAACACTCAACTTCTTTCGTTCCAGACGTTTCGTGCGACTACGCAACGGTTAGATTTCAGACAACGGCAGAAGGTTTAAAAGAAGCCTTTTCTCTCTTTTTGGAAACGGCGGAAAATCCCGACTTTTCAGAAGACAGCTTCAAAACGGAAAAATCCACCCTCTTAGCCGCCATAAAATCCCGCCTTGAAAACCCTTTCCTTTTGGCATACGAAAAGCTGATGTCCATAACTTACGAAAACACCCCCTACCAGTTCCCCGTTTACGGAACGGAAGAAACGGTTCAATCCATAAGCAGAAAAAATGCAGAAAACTACTTCAAAAACCTGATATTCCCTGAGAAGACGGTATTTTCCTTCTGCGGTAAACTTTCTAAAAGCGATAAAAACTTCATCGTAACTGCGCTGGAAAACCTTAAAACGAAAGAAACTAAAGAAGTAATCCCCTGCTCTCAAATAAAAGAAGACAGATTAGAAACCGTTACAAGAAAAGGTTCAGCTCAATCATTCATAATGATGGCTTTAAAGGCACCTTCCGTTTCTTCCCCTGAGTACGAAGCGTTTAAACTGCTAAACGCCGTTTTAGGCGAAGGCATAGGCTCTGTTCTATTTCAAGAATTAAGAGAAAAAAGAGGTTTTGCCTACTCAACGGGAAGCTTGTTTCCAACGAGAAGAGGTGATGGGAGGATTTTCCTCTACATAGGGACAACCCCAGAAAAAGAGCAGGAAGCGCTAAAGGAAATGAAAAAAATCGTTGAAAACCTGCCAGATTTCGTAACGGAAGAAAGCGTAAAAAGGGCGAAGGAGTACATGAAAGGTTCCTACCTCATGGAACTTGAAACGAGAAGCAAAAGAAGCTGGCACAGGGGATTCTGGAAAATCCTCTCCCACCCCCCAGACTACGACGAAACCTTCATAAAAAAGATAGAAGACCTGCCAACTGAAGCGTTAAAAGAAGCTGCTGTTAAAACTTCCCAATCTCCAAAACACGTTGTGGTGGTCAAAGATGATTAG
- a CDS encoding NAD(P)H-dependent flavin oxidoreductase: protein MSRLPELKIKNLKPKYPIIQGGMGAKVSLHKLAAAVANAGGIGVISAVLLHEKDRKKPLKTTCKGVDVESVGLKPYHYAEELAEEIKKAKELAPNGIIGVNIMYALTHFYELLMTAIDAGADLIIQGAGFGKDVFKICNTFDMPLIEIVATPKGAKLSERLGAAAIIVESGEAGGHLGTMESIWDVLPDIVKAVKIPVIAAGGIFDGKDMARAFEIGAKGVQIATRFIATYECDAHQNFKDYIINAKAEDSIYIKSPVGMPAHAVRNPFTERLEKEGKIPHTCPFNCLKTCAKADSIYCIADVLLKSVEGDVENGLVFAGSNVGKVNRMYSVKELIEELVKECEEELAKKNLNFGGEQ, encoded by the coding sequence ATGAGTAGATTACCTGAACTTAAAATCAAAAACTTAAAACCAAAATACCCCATTATTCAGGGGGGAATGGGCGCAAAGGTCTCCCTTCACAAGTTAGCAGCAGCCGTAGCAAACGCAGGCGGCATAGGCGTAATATCTGCGGTTTTACTTCACGAAAAAGACAGAAAAAAACCTTTAAAAACAACTTGCAAGGGCGTTGACGTAGAAAGCGTAGGATTAAAACCCTACCACTACGCCGAAGAGCTTGCCGAAGAAATCAAAAAAGCGAAAGAACTTGCGCCGAACGGAATTATCGGCGTAAACATCATGTATGCCCTTACCCACTTTTACGAGCTTCTAATGACGGCGATAGATGCCGGTGCAGACCTTATCATTCAAGGTGCAGGCTTCGGTAAAGACGTATTTAAGATATGCAACACATTTGACATGCCTCTAATAGAAATAGTGGCAACGCCTAAAGGAGCAAAACTTTCTGAAAGGCTTGGAGCTGCAGCGATAATCGTTGAAAGCGGTGAGGCGGGCGGACACCTTGGAACGATGGAAAGCATATGGGACGTTCTACCAGACATAGTTAAAGCCGTTAAGATTCCGGTAATAGCAGCCGGCGGTATCTTTGACGGCAAGGACATGGCAAGAGCCTTTGAAATAGGAGCAAAAGGCGTTCAGATAGCAACGAGGTTCATTGCCACTTACGAGTGCGACGCCCATCAGAACTTCAAAGACTATATAATTAACGCTAAAGCGGAAGATTCAATATACATAAAAAGTCCTGTTGGAATGCCGGCGCACGCAGTTAGAAATCCGTTTACAGAAAGGCTTGAAAAGGAAGGAAAAATCCCCCACACCTGCCCGTTCAACTGCCTCAAAACCTGCGCCAAGGCTGATTCTATTTACTGCATAGCCGACGTCCTGCTAAAATCGGTTGAAGGAGACGTTGAAAACGGACTGGTATTCGCAGGTAGTAATGTAGGAAAAGTCAACAGAATGTATTCGGTAAAAGAACTTATAGAAGAGTTAGTAAAAGAGTGCGAAGAAGAACTTGCAAAGAAAAACCTCAATTTCGGAGGCGAGCAATGA